AAATTTAACATGAAGGAAATTAGCTTATATGAGAAACATCTATTCATTTAGTTAGAagataaaattatctaaattctAATCTAACATGACATGTGCAGTAAATGTTCATGACAAATAAGATAGTCCCACCAAAAACAACGAAAACATGACATATGCAATCAATGTATTATGTTAGTTAGTAATTTGTCTATTGAACGAATGGTTTTTcgcttatcttttgttttttaccttGTTGTGATTACAAATTCTATCAAGAAAACCAAATATCCAAAGCTATTAATTTGTTGATAAAAgttaaatagaaatatatatatatatatggaagtAGAATTATTTTCGTATTTCTTTTAAAGCATTCCATTAGTCctatttagatatattaaattagaaTTCTATCAtctcaaattatttatttcatcaACTTAACACGAATGCTTTAGAATTCagcattatattattattcatataaacaaagttgaccttaaaaaaaaaacaaacactaaaGATATGGAGCTTGGCAGTTTGCTTTATAAGGATGATACACGAATACAGATCCTACACTATGATGAGTTCACGAATGATACAGTAATTGGgctattatttgtttgttaagttTTGTTACGAACACTTATCATAATTTTTAGTTGATCTAAAGCTTGAATCCAACGTAGAATGGTCATATGTGCAATATGTCAGATTATACATACATGTAATCTAGATGACGAAAATAATAATGAGATTAGAGTAAACCATTATGTTACAAGTTGCGACCAATTTCTTTTACGAGTTACTATGCTAGTATTATAGTCATGTTGCTAAATAGAATAGCATATCCATTCGTgtaaaactttcaaattatattaaaagaaaaaatgtacaTAGATGAAAAGGTGCACTGTCATGTGAGTAGTGTGGATGTGTGGATTCCGCACCTAAGTTTCAGAGATTGTCGTTTGGTGTAGACTACTACTATTTCATTTTTCCGCCTGCATCAGACTTCCTCCTGTAGAAGAGCACATCCGCAGCACCTGACTTCACATCATCTTCGTTTATATGTGATATATGGCTGTCATCGAAGTTATACCACCTATTGTCGTCCAAAAGCTGCAGACCATATTCGATAATTAAAAAGAGAAGTAACAAACTCAGAAGTGGAAACAGATTGAAAAAGTTAAGTTGCTCAAACTGACCTTGATATGTGCAGTGTAGTGTCCGCTGCCCATACCACCATAATGGTTGGTCAAGGCATAGAGCTCATATAGTTGTGGTTGAGATAGGTTTTTGTTGGCTACATACTTTGTTAAATCTAAGTCATGAATAGGAAAGTTAACAAATGTTTCCAACTTATGCTTCATGGATCGGCTGTATGAGAATCTCTTTAGATGTATGACTAAGACCTCAGGAAGCCTCCACAGATCAAGCTTTTTGCTTGCCTGCCTTCTTTCATTGCATTGCGGACAGAACCTacacagagagaaagaaaaaatgataccATTGATTGATTTAGCAACTAAGTAGAAGGTAGTGGCTAAAATCTACTGCAAGAATACAGTGTGTTCAACTTCGATCCGTAATAGACACTAGCAATTTCTCAACATCATTCATCATCTTTTAGTAATGTGTACTTCAACTTTTACCACAAACCACCACAAACGAATCTACCACAGCCCACAGGAAGGAAGTAAAAGGAGAAAAGACAGCTTACCACATTTCGTCAGGCACCAAAGGCTCTTCGCGTAGAAACGCTTCCAAACATGCATATAAAGAAAGAGGTTCTGAACGACCCTTCTTCGTAGCAGGTCCGTATTTGAGTACTTCAGGCAAACTCTCGAGGCAAGTGATATCATACATACCTGAGAGTTCTGGTGCCCAATCCAAATATATAGTCACCGAAGCTGATGGTAATTTAATAGCTTCTGCTTCATCGTCTGGCAGATTAActgttttattgttttcatcAATGAGTTGCAGGGATAACTTGGAAGCACCCAATTCGGAGGAATTACTTTTCTTGGCCTTTTTCAGTCCACCaactttatcttcttcctcacaGTTATTAAATCGAGCCGACCTTCTCTCAGGGATGCTAGAATCAGAACTTCCTCTTTCGCCCACAGATTCTTCCCTCCGAAAAGGTGAAAGCATATTCTGGACGATGCAGTGGATTTTTCCTTTGGCGAGCGCATCTCCACGTGAAGCTGATGAGAGAAGAGGCGTTCCACAGGGTTTCAACTGTACTGTACTTTCACGTTCCCCAGCTTTCCTGAAACATGGTACAATAAGATgataaagaagagaacaaacaGATGATAAAATATAACCTTCCTCAGATCAGCATTCATCAAACATTCAAAAATTAGTCAGAAATCAAAGGCTGAAGAAGTGGTGAGGCCACAAAGAATATAGAGTTTTGAAGTTGTAAGAAAGTAAACCAAAAGATATTGATTATAAAAGCGGAACGTTATTATCCCAAAGTAATCCAAGAATTAGTTCATACAAAATAGATTGAGATATATAACTTACTGATCTCTACGGCGGAGGACTAGTCTAAGCAAAGTCGTATTCTCTGAAGATTTTGATAGTTTGTATGCAGCAAGGTGATCATCGTCTTTGATACTGGACAATGGAGTTAGAGGGTCTTCAAATAATCTATGGATAAAATTATTCCGGATCTGCGAAAAACATATTAAACTCAGTTAAGCCAAAGCCAAAAGACCAACatcttactaaaaaaaaacttgaagccACAAACCTCTGCAAGCTTCAGCTCTTCAGTTTGTTTCAAGGAACAAGCACTTGTTAGTGCCTGTATCAAGTCTCTGCAACGTCCCTGCTTTGAAACATTGACGGTTATTGTGGAAGGTAAGGCAGTTTTATCACAAGAAAAAACTGTGACTGTTATCGCCCGTGTTGTGTTGAACTGAAGCGGCAAAGACAGGTACATGAAAGGATCAAATGTTACGGAAACCTTGTTGCATATTGGACAAACCAGTGTTGACTTATATTGCCCCTGTGAGGTGAGACACAGTAGGAGAATGAGTTTCCCACATTGCTAAGaaattgaaaccaaaacaaaaccaactatGTACCCTGGGTCTGAACACAAGCTGAATATCAGTTACAAAATAGAGTAAATGCCTAATAGAAAAGCTGATATATGATGGATGGTATTAGCACTCAGACAACCGAGATTTGCATAAAGTCTCAATACTAAGTTCAATATGCACAGAGAGACAAGTGATGTACCCATTTAGAACACTGCGTCTCTGTAAAAAGTTGCAAAGTATTTTTTACTAGGACAATCTAACTCTTTTGATATAACTTAGATTCTACGGAGCCCCTAAAAATTAGGAGGGACTGGAATTTCAGTAACTCGTGTCTATTATTTGAGTGACCATACAACAGATTACTAGGCCGTTATAGAGTCAAACCAAATGCAAGCCTAATCCATAATACTAGTATCAGTTTTAATGCCCAATATCATAGAGATGAGTCGATAAACCGAAAAGAATTTTCTAAAAGATATGCATCTGACCTGACAAACATCAACAATTATTGAGTCATTACGAGCAATATGATTAGCCCAAAACTCATCAGCAACTTCTTCATCAGGGCGCCCATCTGCGTCTCGAGAATTTATATATGGCTTGTGCTTAACACGATTTAGATCCTCGTGAAGACCATCCAGCAGAAACGCTAAAAGCTCCTGCAATACGAGAGCCTTAATTCCTTGAGCTACAATGCAAATACAGCTTAACGGAAATATCTGGTTAGGCTGGCAAACCTGTGAATCATGTTGATTGTACCCACTAAATTGAGGAGCAAACCGAGCAAGTTTTGCTTTGAAAGGACGGGGTGCAATTGGTGTGCGCCCAGGAGCCCATAACTTCCTGAGTAAGTCACCAAATGCAGTAGCTAACTCTCCCTGTGCACAATGATTCAAATGCAGTCAAGTATTGATCTGAAATCAACAACNAGAGCTAACTCTCCCTGTGCACAATGATTCAAATGCAGTCAAGTATTGATCTGAAATCAACAACTCATATGTTCAGAGAGAAACAATGCTCGTGATCTACACAAGAAAATGTCACTGATTACCTACCAAGTAATACTACCCTAACCAACTGATGATGAAATATTGTTTGGAGATATAACCTACAACTTTTAgtgatatataatatcttatatattccAACATTATTACAGGTGTAGCCTATCAAGAATGTTTGGGACTCCCAAGCATGCAGTACTGCAACCGGGAAACACAAATGAAGTCGAAGGCTNAAGGTGTAGCCTATCAAGAATGTTTGGGACTAAAGCATACCCCCAAGCATGCAGTACTGCAACCGGGAAACACAAATGAAGTCGAAGGCTCTAAGCATACCTATGTACTTAAACCTACGCACACACTTATGTATCCATCAGATTTATGAGTAGCAAGGAACTTACAACCATGCCAAGAGGATTTTGCCAATTTATTTCTTGATGATAGTCTTCTTGAAAGTAACTAGCAAACTCAGGTGTATGGACCAGACACTGTATAGCACTATTCATGAAACAAGTATTCCCGAGATTTAGCAGCCCTGTCAAGCCAGCTGTGGATCCCCTTGTGGTGACACCAGTGCTACTGTATGTGCTATCAAAAGATTGTGAAACTTCTAAACTACCACCTCTGAATGTGTTCCTGCTTGAAGAGAACCCCCCTGCAGCTGCCAAGCTTGATTTAGAAGGCTCAATGAGAATAGAAGTAGAGTCTTCATCCACCAATCCATTCTCTTGGGCAGATCGAATGAGAGCACTTGACAATGTACCATTGATGTCAACCACCTCCaccaaaatctgttttttaaaaTGAGTGGGAGACTAAATGAGTCAGTAAGGATACCGAACAAGATAAACATTAGAGTAGAGAGCATATAAATCGTAAGCGCTAACTAAACAATTGGACTGAAGCATAATCATTTCAATTTCAAATGTTGCCCTCGCGGTCAAAATTTGCAAAAGCCAAAACCTAATAGCAATAAGAACTCCAGCTAACTTAGTACTGGAGAACTGTAATGCATTATCCATTCTGTCCTCGCAGCAATTGGCCAAAAAGATATACAACAAACTTGACATACCCAGAAACAATGTCAGAAAACTATGACAGACGTTCAAGTAGCATATAACTGATAACATTttaagggaaacaaaaaaaaagaactgaacTCACATCCTGATCCATTTGTAGGTTGGCATCGTCCAGTGTCTTATCTAAGTCATACATCAATAAATGTTTTTGGTGGCCATAGTAATCCCAAATACGTACCTATACGATGGAAAATGCACACgtaagaaagagaaagggaaagaaaagaatattaaaaaattatcatttaaaCGGATGTTTGATAACATAGGGATATTAGATCTTTACATGCTCTAAGTCGAGGTCAAAAATTTCACAGGCTCTTCGATGGAGCTCTCTGATAGTTTCCTGCACAACAAAGTTTTAACAGTACAACGAGGTAGCAGAGTAAATGAGTTCAGATTTTAAAGTGAAGGACCATGAAGTAAAAGAACTGAAAAGAGGATGTACCTTTTTGCTTATTCTTATGGCACTGTGGTCACTTTTGGGCATCAAAAGTAGCTGAAGACGTAAAGGGTAAACCTCCACAGCCAACTCTGTTTGAGAGAGACCTGAGCTAATGACTCTCCGCGCCAAAGTTGGACCACCCCCATACCTTGTAAAACAGAAGCAACAATCCATCATAACTTGAAGTGAAAAAAAGCCATAATACAGTGATGTAGTAAATAAGAAACCCAAGGAATGGCGTTATAAGTTTTATACTAAGCATAACTGCATAAGCAACTAAAAAACACCAGATGCATACAAAATGAGCTTGGTAGAGGTACAGACACTAGAGGTAAATGATCTAAACTTGACCCAACATAACTAAGATAAGCAAGAAAGTCGAACGCACTAGAATAGACATAGAAATAATGTAGCCCACACAAGATGAAGAGATGTACAGTTTCATAAATGTTCCATTGTGCTGCCCTTAAAACTCACCATGAACGCAATTGGTTCCACACTTCTTGAGGGAGCAAAACATAGTCGCGGCCTTCCTGGAGTGTTTCAATGATCTCACTAGTATTACTAGTGTCCTCCAGTGAAGAATCATAGATCAAATCAGAGTTATCAATCCTAGAAGGCTTCTTTAGAGTGCTTGAGCCAGCAGAGTCGCAATGCTCTGAGAGTGAAGACCCCTCATTTGTGTTGCATGGTTGGTCTTGATTAACATACTCAATCCATCCTTGCCACCATCTGGAcagaaaaaaagtaataaaagagaAACTGTTCTCAAAGATGACACTCAAGAAGTAccataagagaaaaaaatcaagactaACCCAatccctaaaccctaactaaGAAACGAAAAGTCAAAAATGGCGAAGAGATAGATATAACTCTCAGGGAAAACGCATCATAAACAACAAAGCTACAAGTGACAATAGGCGAGCGGAATAAATCAAAGCCTTTGACATACCTCTGAGTGATGAGATAAAAGGTATCGCCTTCTTTGCTGTTAGCCTCAGCAGCAATAGCAATGTCTCTAATAAAAACTCGCTCTTCCTCGGGAGACAGGTCCGTGCTGCTACTACTGCTTCCCATCGAAACCTCCGCCATATCTCTCTCGTAAAATAATTAGGATACCTAAATTCCTATTCAGCTTTAAGTCGGCTTTTTTCGCGAATTCGGGGAACGAAATCTGAGCTGATTAAACGTCGGTGATGCTGATAGGTCGAACAAACCGTGCTTCGCCGTACGCCTCCGTCGAGAGCAAGGCGGTGGCTAAGATAAACCCTTAcggttattattttttttgtgtgggagGACAAAGTAGAGTGAGCCGCTCGCTCGCTAACAAAATGTCTCGAAggaacctctctctctctctttttctctaaaaacaGATCGTTGCTGGCTTGGCTTGGCTCCTCGATACTATTTTTCGAATTATTTTCCACAAAattccaaaagttttttttgattaatgGAAATTATGAGAACAATTACATGTGATTTGACCATACGCTATTATTTCATGCTTTTCTCTATGCTCACCTTCATATGTATTAAAATCACGGCCAATAACGATAATTACACATTACtgtatgtaaatttatattgaaaggttaatttttgtttttttaaaataacaaaactgttggattttatttttttgctattctataatctaaaaatCCAGAACATGTGTGGAAAACTTTAAACAATAGTTAGGGTATTATTAGCATTCATCTTACAGTAGTCTGAATTGATTGGCACAATTGGATCAGAAACAtcaactaataaataaaaagtacattaaattattattattaatgcgTAGTAGAGGTAAAGTTACTAATTAACactttgagatatttttttcagattattaattaattggTGGCCTCTGGTCAAGAATTcactccatctctctctctagaaaaaaaaaaaaaagtaagctcTTTTTTCGCAAATCTGAGTTCTCTTCCTCGTAATGCGAATCCAACCTCTCTTCGTCGAGCTCAGGTAAGACCTTTAATGCTGATTCGTGCTGTTCTCCTTTCCGATCATCTtgtctctctgcttcttcccgctaatcgtttcttttttttttatgctattcgaagtattaattttgttacatatatctttcttctttgaGGTAGTGTATACGATCGTTCTTGAAATTGGATTCAAGAAAGTGACAAGCTTCAGAGGATTAGGATGAAAGAAACGGGTCATTACGTGCCACCACCTTATGTTCCATTAAGACAGTCAGATTCTGAAGCTGATTCTGAAGCTGAAGTCAAGACCGTTACTCCAAATCTGGAAATTGCTGTTTCTCAAAGCTCAAAAGATGATGATCCGAGACAATGGTCATCTGGTATATGCGCCTGCTTCGACGATATGCAGAGCTGTATGCTACTCTCTGTCTTCCAAACCCTTCATTTTACTTGaggaaccaatttttttaaaggtgCCTCTTTGAATTGACCTGTCAGATATGCCTGCCTATGTGTTTGTGGTTCTAGTTAATAGTTCTtgctgagttttttttttttttggttagaaggATAACCATTTGCATTTCTTGAATAGGTTGGTTGGGAAAGAAACTTAAGTTTAGGTGTTGAAACTTTGGTGCAGGAAATTTTGCCACGATTTATTTGCTTGAGCTTTCCTTGTGCTACTTACTTCTCTTGGACGtgattatgttttcttgtttttggtaaagatcatcatcatctagaCAACTGTTTTGAGAGCAACTTTAGAACTTACTGCGGTTTGTTTTTGGATGCACAGGTTGTATAGGTTTGTTCTGTCCATGTTATATCTTTGGCAAAAACGCAGAGTTTTTGGGGTCTGGAACATTTGCAGGACCCTGCTTAACTCATTGCATTTCATGGGCTTTGGTCAACACCATTTGCTGCTTTGCCACAAATGGCGTGTTACTCGGCCTGCCGGGATGCTTTGTGTCATGTTATGCTTGCGGATACCGCAGGTCATTAAGAACCAAGTATAATTTACAGGTACGAATTACTCAAATGGACATATATGCTTCCATTTGGTCTGTGCAGCGTTTCTGACTGATGTAAACAATCTTTGATGCAGGAGGCTCCATGTGGGGATTTTGTTACACACTTCTTCTGTCACTTGTGTGCCATTTGCCAAGAatacagagagattcaagaacGTAGAAGCGGCTCATATCCTCCCGGCATGAAGATGGCTATCACCGATGCTCCCTTGGCTCAAACCATGAATTCAGCTAACTGATCACTTTTTCTCCCCTTGAGTTTTTAGTTTCTATTGTAGAGGGCATCTTTCTTGTCACCGACTTTTTGCTATGTATTTGAGAAGTGTGATGAGTAAAGTAACTTTGAGTTGTAAGTTTATCTTAGATAAAAGGTTTGATTAGTAAGGTATGTTGCTCTTTTCGTGAAGACTGATATATTTCTTCAATACTGGTTCCGAAAcgtattttctaaaataatgtTCAATAAAATCTTCTGGAAAGATGAGGTACCTCTCCCcgtatatagtatttttattttacatattccATCCAACAAAATCCAGTAAGTTAGATCAGACCGTGCGGTCGtgtattttcttctctcttgctcCTGTGTAATTAAAAAGTCTCTAGTCTCTCCTCAATACAAGTCACAACATGTCTTTCCAACGTAGTGTATCACCAGTTCCACGGTCTGGTTTGTGATTTAGCTGCAAGATGTAGCGCCATTGAACCACTGCTACTGGTTGGACCTTTGCAGATACCGAGTCTGATGATGAAGGAAGCTGTGCAGCCTTTCTCTAGGCCTTCGCTTTCTATCCACATGTATCCTCCCATTAGCCCCACGAACCTAACCAGAGACACCCATCAACAAACAATTAGCTATTTGTGATACCATATGCTTAATAACTTATATATACTTTGGGTTGTTACCGTTTGCAGAGAGCTAGCCCGAGTCCTCCACCGGAATGGTTCCTCTGAGTTCCAGTCCGAGGCTGTACAAATTTTGTGAAGAGCAAAGGAATGTCTTGCGTGTGAATTCCACACCCTGTGTCCTTCACCTGCACCAAGATTGTTACATATAGGACACATTAAGAAGCTTAACTTTCTTGTTTCTAATAATATGTAGATTAGGACTAACCTGCACGCATAGGTAGAAGTGACTGTCACTGAGAACTGGAAAGAATTCTGGAGATGGTAATTCTTGTAGGGACTCAGGTTTCATGATAGAGGCTATTATGGAGATGTAGCCTTCCTTGGTGAATTTCACAG
The sequence above is drawn from the Camelina sativa cultivar DH55 chromosome 4, Cs, whole genome shotgun sequence genome and encodes:
- the LOC104782579 gene encoding ubiquitin carboxyl-terminal hydrolase 5-like, encoding MAEVSMGSSSSSTDLSPEEERVFIRDIAIAAEANSKEGDTFYLITQRWWQGWIEYVNQDQPCNTNEGSSLSEHCDSAGSSTLKKPSRIDNSDLIYDSSLEDTSNTSEIIETLQEGRDYVLLPQEVWNQLRSWYGGGPTLARRVISSGLSQTELAVEVYPLRLQLLLMPKSDHSAIRISKKETIRELHRRACEIFDLDLEHVRIWDYYGHQKHLLMYDLDKTLDDANLQMDQDILVEVVDINGTLSSALIRSAQENGLVDEDSTSILIEPSKSSLAAAGGFSSSRNTFRGGSLEVSQSFDSTYSSTGVTTRGSTAGLTGLLNLGNTCFMNSAIQCLVHTPEFASYFQEDYHQEINWQNPLGMVGELATAFGDLLRKLWAPGRTPIAPRPFKAKLARFAPQFSGYNQHDSQELLAFLLDGLHEDLNRVKHKPYINSRDADGRPDEEVADEFWANHIARNDSIIVDVCQGQYKSTLVCPICNKVSVTFDPFMYLSLPLQFNTTRAITVTVFSCDKTALPSTITVNVSKQGRCRDLIQALTSACSLKQTEELKLAEIRNNFIHRLFEDPLTPLSSIKDDDHLAAYKLSKSSENTTLLRLVLRRRDQKAGERESTVQLKPCGTPLLSSASRGDALAKGKIHCIVQNMLSPFRREESVGERGSSDSSIPERRSARFNNCEEEDKVGGLKKAKKSNSSELGASKLSLQLIDENNKTVNLPDDEAEAIKLPSASVTIYLDWAPELSGMYDITCLESLPEVLKYGPATKKGRSEPLSLYACLEAFLREEPLVPDEMWFCPQCNERRQASKKLDLWRLPEVLVIHLKRFSYSRSMKHKLETFVNFPIHDLDLTKYVANKNLSQPQLYELYALTNHYGGMGSGHYTAHIKLLDDNRWYNFDDSHISHINEDDVKSGAADVLFYRRKSDAGGKMK
- the LOC104782581 gene encoding protein PLANT CADMIUM RESISTANCE 10-like isoform X2; the protein is MKETGHYVPPPYVPLRQSDSEADSEAEVKTVTPNLEIAVSQSSKDDDPRQWSSGICACFDDMQSCCIGLFCPCYIFGKNAEFLGSGTFAGPCLTHCISWALVNTICCFATNGVLLGLPGCFVSCYACGYRRSLRTKYNLQAPCGDFVTHFFCHLCAICQEYREIQERRSGSYPPGMKMAITDAPLAQTMNSAN
- the LOC104782581 gene encoding protein PLANT CADMIUM RESISTANCE 10-like isoform X1 produces the protein MKETGHYVPPPYVPLRQSDSEADSEAEVKTVTPNLEIAVSQSSKDDDPRQWSSGICACFDDMQSCCIGLFCPCYIFGKNAEFLGSGTFAGPCLTHCISWALVNTICCFATNGVLLGLPGCFVSCYACGYRRSLRTKYNLQEAPCGDFVTHFFCHLCAICQEYREIQERRSGSYPPGMKMAITDAPLAQTMNSAN